Proteins encoded within one genomic window of Formosa agariphila KMM 3901:
- a CDS encoding DUF932 domain-containing protein, whose protein sequence is MYLKNLQQDDIFVPSEMTALESLIQMPSRRGLENVIISNGKVVNVVSNSYGHIPNELFFKKAETMLEDADLKFHKRSINRNDRSFITDFIIEDTNQFKVKNDDDLILPMLRFKNSYDGSEKTSGHFGFYRKVCSNGLHVSQAEIAFSIKHNRNNTELIMPRLNRLFEKFLDNEFYTIIHKFNSMKDIKIIDTEAFVKSVLERDKLFRYECSDKNDNPSKKSREVIEVLNYEAMLLNEEPNLWLGYNAFNAVLHRTLKKSFSQQEKWDKTLFNTIYEMSL, encoded by the coding sequence ATGTATTTAAAGAATTTACAACAAGATGACATTTTTGTGCCATCGGAAATGACTGCTTTAGAAAGTCTGATCCAAATGCCTTCACGTAGAGGGCTAGAAAACGTTATCATTTCGAATGGTAAAGTTGTGAACGTCGTGTCCAACAGTTACGGACATATTCCAAATGAATTGTTCTTTAAGAAAGCAGAAACCATGCTTGAAGACGCCGATTTAAAATTTCACAAACGGAGTATTAATAGAAATGATAGATCGTTTATAACGGATTTCATCATTGAAGATACGAATCAGTTTAAAGTGAAAAATGATGATGATTTGATACTACCGATGTTGAGATTTAAAAACTCGTACGATGGTAGTGAGAAAACCTCAGGACATTTTGGCTTTTATAGAAAAGTATGTTCTAACGGTTTACACGTGTCGCAGGCTGAAATAGCATTTTCTATAAAACACAATCGAAATAATACAGAACTGATTATGCCGAGGTTAAACCGGCTGTTTGAGAAGTTTTTAGATAATGAGTTTTATACCATTATTCATAAGTTTAATAGTATGAAGGATATAAAAATCATCGATACAGAAGCTTTTGTGAAATCAGTTTTAGAACGTGATAAATTATTTAGATATGAGTGCAGTGATAAAAATGACAATCCGTCTAAGAAATCGCGGGAAGTCATCGAGGTTCTAAATTATGAAGCGATGTTACTTAACGAAGAACCTAATTTATGGTTAGGTTACAATGCTTTCAATGCCGTACTTCATAGAACACTTAAAAAGTCTTTTTCCCAACAAGAAAAATGGGACAAGACGCTTTTTAATACCATTTATGAAATGAGTTTATAA
- a CDS encoding HIT family protein: MSVFTNLPEASKIYKGEHFFLIYDKYPVSPGHILIISNIEKLDYFTLSEGEKSELTNLIDKAKSIIEIDNTPDGYNIGMNCGEVAGQTVMHFHCHVIPRYTGDMDNPRGGVRHSVAGKGYY, encoded by the coding sequence ATGAGCGTATTTACAAACTTACCAGAAGCATCTAAAATTTATAAAGGAGAACATTTCTTTTTAATCTACGATAAGTACCCTGTTTCTCCAGGGCATATTTTAATTATTTCGAATATTGAAAAGTTAGACTATTTTACATTGAGTGAAGGAGAGAAATCCGAGCTTACCAATTTAATTGATAAAGCCAAATCTATCATCGAAATCGATAATACCCCTGATGGCTACAACATAGGCATGAATTGTGGTGAAGTCGCAGGACAAACCGTTATGCATTTTCATTGTCATGTTATTCCTCGTTATACGGGAGATATGGATAACCCAAGAGGTGGCGTGAGACATAGTGTTGCAGGGAAAGGGTATTATTAG
- a CDS encoding metalloregulator ArsR/SmtB family transcription factor produces the protein MKLRRDIFQAISDPTRRAILVLLTSQAMTAGAIAENFDAARPTISKHLQILNECDLVETNQQGREIYYELKIEKMKEIDKWLEHFRKIWENRFDQLDNLLSTLKNKKNEK, from the coding sequence ATGAAATTAAGAAGAGACATATTTCAAGCAATTTCAGACCCAACAAGACGAGCGATATTGGTATTGCTCACTTCTCAAGCAATGACAGCTGGAGCAATTGCTGAAAACTTTGATGCCGCAAGACCTACCATTTCAAAACATCTTCAAATTTTGAACGAATGTGACCTTGTAGAAACAAACCAACAAGGTCGAGAAATATACTACGAACTAAAAATTGAAAAAATGAAAGAAATCGATAAATGGTTGGAACATTTTAGAAAAATTTGGGAAAACCGTTTTGACCAACTAGACAATTTATTATCAACACTTAAAAACAAGAAAAATGAAAAATAA
- a CDS encoding dihydrofolate reductase family protein, translated as MRKLSLFIATSLDGYIAKPNDDLSFLNIVEKEGEDYGYKEFTDTVDTIILGRKTYDYVLKEIGDSHYDNGERDVYVITRTPKQKVGRTTFYTENLTDLVKQLKSQKGQNIYCDGGAEIINELLKSDLIDEFIISVIPILVGNGTRLFKDGRPEQELKFVEAKTYDTGLAQLHYKRILKK; from the coding sequence ATGAGAAAATTATCACTTTTCATAGCAACAAGTTTGGACGGATATATTGCAAAACCCAATGACGACCTCAGTTTTTTAAATATTGTAGAAAAAGAAGGAGAAGATTATGGTTATAAGGAATTTACAGATACCGTTGATACCATTATCCTTGGAAGAAAAACTTATGACTATGTGCTAAAGGAAATTGGAGATTCTCACTATGACAATGGAGAAAGAGACGTCTACGTCATTACAAGAACTCCAAAACAAAAAGTGGGTAGAACAACTTTTTACACAGAAAATTTAACCGATTTGGTTAAACAATTAAAATCTCAGAAAGGACAGAATATTTATTGTGATGGTGGAGCGGAAATAATAAACGAACTTTTAAAAAGTGATTTAATAGATGAATTTATAATTTCTGTCATCCCTATTCTAGTTGGAAATGGTACAAGACTCTTCAAGGATGGAAGACCTGAACAAGAACTTAAATTTGTTGAGGCCAAAACGTATGATACAGGATTGGCTCAATTGCATTACAAACGAATATTAAAAAAATAA
- a CDS encoding SOS response-associated peptidase, which yields MCFHTATILKTKKLEKHFDVKLSNDEIRPIFDKPQYHLNGFTHPNMLVIPQQKPEVLAPGVWGIVPNNKTPDQIKVYYKEAVKYGGGLNAREEKLFSHFIYKDTIHEQRCIIPVTGFYEPHEFEKKKYPFFIQSENKEPLALAGIYTIIGTYVTFSIITKEASPLFAKIHNLKKRQPLILDMEHSKEWLSSNVSDTQIKELVNFNYSENELQAYTVTKDLFSPKVNSNVSSIIKEVKYNGVGVH from the coding sequence ATGTGCTTCCACACCGCTACAATATTAAAAACTAAAAAATTAGAAAAACACTTTGATGTAAAACTTAGTAATGATGAAATACGTCCAATTTTTGATAAGCCACAATACCATTTAAACGGATTTACCCACCCTAATATGTTGGTAATTCCACAACAAAAGCCAGAGGTATTGGCTCCTGGTGTTTGGGGGATTGTTCCTAACAATAAAACTCCAGACCAGATCAAAGTTTATTACAAGGAAGCGGTAAAATACGGAGGGGGGTTAAATGCTAGAGAAGAAAAGCTTTTTAGTCATTTTATTTATAAAGATACCATCCATGAACAACGCTGTATCATTCCGGTTACAGGTTTTTATGAGCCTCATGAGTTTGAGAAAAAGAAATATCCGTTTTTTATTCAAAGTGAGAATAAAGAGCCGCTTGCTTTAGCAGGAATATATACCATCATTGGCACCTATGTAACATTTTCAATCATAACAAAAGAAGCGTCTCCATTATTCGCAAAAATTCATAATCTTAAAAAGCGGCAGCCTTTAATTCTAGATATGGAACATTCTAAGGAATGGCTATCTTCAAATGTGTCAGATACTCAAATTAAAGAGTTAGTGAATTTTAACTATTCTGAAAATGAGCTACAAGCTTATACTGTAACTAAGGATCTATTCAGTCCAAAGGTAAATAGTAATGTTAGTTCGATAATAAAGGAGGTAAAATATAATGGAGTAGGAGTACACTAA
- a CDS encoding SRPBCC family protein has protein sequence MKNNLLFDFTVDKKTSAVFVNREFDAEQPMVWDAFTKQEILDQWWAPEPWKSRTKYMNFEEGGRRFYAMVGPEGEEHWSIQDFTSISPKDNFQFKDAFADKDENINEQMPSAKWNLDFSEVDGITTVKISIKHAKLADLEMHIQMGFKEGFTATLNHLAKLLSSSK, from the coding sequence ATGAAAAATAATCTATTATTCGACTTTACAGTTGACAAAAAAACAAGTGCCGTTTTCGTAAACCGAGAATTTGATGCAGAACAACCAATGGTTTGGGATGCTTTTACAAAGCAGGAAATCCTTGACCAATGGTGGGCACCAGAACCGTGGAAATCAAGAACAAAGTATATGAACTTTGAGGAAGGTGGACGAAGATTTTACGCAATGGTCGGCCCCGAAGGCGAAGAACATTGGTCCATCCAAGACTTTACTTCAATTTCACCCAAGGACAATTTCCAATTCAAGGACGCTTTTGCGGATAAGGACGAAAACATTAATGAGCAAATGCCATCAGCCAAATGGAACTTGGACTTTAGCGAGGTTGATGGAATTACAACAGTAAAAATTTCCATAAAGCACGCAAAACTTGCTGACCTTGAAATGCACATTCAAATGGGCTTCAAAGAAGGCTTTACAGCTACATTAAACCATTTAGCAAAGTTATTATCATCTTCAAAATAA
- a CDS encoding HNH endonuclease family protein, with translation MTAFQNNDPSLESQWRALILFGKNSATYKFSFAKSLLELVDRETTSISLSELSGPFAENIAKHLLVSDKQGNSKSSKFLNYCRQYNANELEHDRLLYYTEKLGFVNVVDAFQNINGGQIPNVFYEKDYTDGNKRLIIKDELLQLKESFHFRNFDQEVEARWNLVETAWNLKINPNILEVKYDDISSLLYFEENRFMKRKDITSVRDALNGYQKGKCFYSFQDISLKSCDTSICQVDHFLPHVNKLSHSEQGTNINGVWNLVLADPSVNNDKRAKIPELRFLQRLYNRNEFYITSKHPLAETIINQTGHTRQKRKAFLQKQYDIAKTNSIVTWSPEIELIGNF, from the coding sequence ATGACAGCTTTCCAAAATAATGACCCGAGTTTAGAATCACAATGGCGTGCCTTAATCTTATTTGGAAAAAACTCTGCGACTTATAAATTTAGTTTTGCTAAAAGCTTATTAGAGTTAGTAGACAGAGAAACGACCTCTATTTCTTTAAGCGAATTATCTGGGCCATTTGCAGAGAACATTGCTAAGCATTTGCTAGTATCAGACAAACAAGGTAACTCCAAATCGAGCAAGTTTTTAAATTACTGCAGACAGTATAACGCTAATGAATTAGAACATGACAGGTTACTTTATTATACTGAAAAATTGGGTTTTGTAAATGTGGTTGATGCTTTTCAGAATATAAATGGCGGACAAATACCTAATGTATTTTACGAAAAGGATTATACCGATGGTAATAAACGGCTTATAATTAAGGATGAGTTATTACAGTTAAAGGAGAGCTTTCATTTTAGAAATTTTGATCAAGAAGTGGAAGCCCGATGGAACTTGGTAGAAACGGCATGGAATTTAAAGATCAATCCGAATATACTTGAAGTGAAATATGATGATATATCTTCGTTACTCTATTTTGAAGAAAATCGTTTTATGAAACGTAAGGATATTACTTCTGTACGTGATGCTTTAAACGGTTACCAAAAAGGGAAGTGTTTTTACAGTTTTCAGGATATCTCTCTTAAAAGCTGTGATACTTCTATTTGTCAAGTGGATCACTTTTTACCACACGTAAATAAGCTTAGTCATTCTGAACAAGGCACTAATATAAATGGTGTTTGGAATTTAGTTTTGGCAGATCCAAGCGTTAATAATGATAAACGTGCTAAAATTCCAGAATTGAGATTTTTACAACGTCTATATAACAGGAATGAATTTTATATAACGAGTAAGCACCCTTTAGCAGAAACCATTATAAACCAAACAGGACATACTAGACAAAAAAGAAAAGCCTTTTTACAAAAACAATACGATATTGCCAAAACAAACTCCATAGTCACCTGGAGTCCTGAAATTGAACTAATAGGAAATTTTTAA